A portion of the Sulfurospirillum diekertiae genome contains these proteins:
- a CDS encoding methyl-accepting chemotaxis protein: MSISKQLLVMLAVAILATCTIFGISFMKMEQVYAETNYSNVNTLPSVFVLDESMQIAYRLRLAIWQHISQTEIAGKDKVEANMQTLNQKLNVAIKSYDAFISDDKDKEFLDKDHKAVEAYNVLLKQIITLSRANNHADLNTLLANSTEVITNFTQVFEEHMKFNFELAKVSANHASDVKNSAAIMMVVIAIASAVALLLFGLMIRSNIIQGVHIIRDSVVSFVQHKELKFRIHYEKKNELKDITDSFNDLVTTLEQTIVDAKNSSSENASVSHELSTTSMQIGRNAEKSTTIVENTIQEIATIKTFVQETAALSEQMKKSITDAGQKLDNAKNEVVSLRNEVGLASEAETALASKLEQMSSDAEQVKQILTVISDIADQTNLLALNAAIEAARAGEHGRGFAVVADEVRKLAERTQNSLTEINATINVIVQSIVDSSEQMGRNAKNIRRLSDVSTGVEETILGTSSVMQESVVSVTTSAANSIRIASDTDRIVSMVTNINSLTSENARSVEEIASAADHLSKLAENLNEKLNQFKS; the protein is encoded by the coding sequence ATGAGTATCTCAAAACAACTTTTAGTGATGCTTGCAGTTGCAATTCTCGCTACATGTACGATTTTTGGAATTAGCTTTATGAAAATGGAGCAAGTTTATGCGGAGACAAACTACAGCAATGTCAATACGCTTCCAAGCGTTTTCGTGCTTGATGAGTCAATGCAGATTGCTTATAGATTAAGACTTGCTATCTGGCAACATATTTCACAAACAGAAATAGCAGGAAAAGATAAAGTTGAAGCCAATATGCAAACACTCAACCAGAAGTTGAATGTGGCGATTAAGAGCTATGATGCATTTATCTCTGATGACAAAGATAAAGAATTTTTAGACAAAGATCATAAAGCGGTGGAAGCCTACAATGTGCTTCTTAAACAGATCATTACGCTTTCACGAGCAAATAATCACGCTGATTTAAATACACTTCTTGCCAACAGTACAGAGGTAATTACGAATTTTACACAGGTATTTGAAGAGCATATGAAGTTCAATTTTGAACTTGCAAAAGTATCAGCCAATCATGCTTCCGATGTAAAAAATAGTGCTGCTATTATGATGGTTGTCATTGCGATAGCTTCAGCTGTGGCTCTATTGTTATTTGGGTTGATGATTCGTAGCAATATCATCCAAGGGGTGCATATTATCCGTGATAGTGTGGTCTCTTTTGTTCAACACAAAGAGCTCAAATTTAGAATACATTATGAGAAAAAGAATGAGCTCAAAGACATCACAGATAGTTTTAACGACTTGGTTACTACGCTTGAGCAAACCATTGTGGATGCCAAAAATTCTTCAAGCGAAAATGCTTCTGTGTCGCATGAGCTTAGTACCACCAGTATGCAAATAGGGCGTAATGCTGAAAAGAGTACGACGATTGTTGAAAATACCATTCAAGAGATTGCAACGATTAAAACCTTTGTACAAGAGACAGCGGCGCTTTCAGAACAGATGAAAAAAAGTATTACCGATGCAGGACAAAAACTGGATAATGCTAAAAATGAAGTGGTAAGTCTTCGCAATGAAGTAGGACTTGCCAGTGAAGCAGAAACAGCATTGGCTTCTAAACTAGAGCAGATGAGCAGTGATGCTGAACAAGTGAAACAAATCTTGACGGTTATCTCTGATATTGCCGATCAAACCAATTTACTTGCACTCAATGCTGCTATCGAAGCGGCACGTGCAGGAGAACATGGAAGGGGCTTTGCGGTTGTCGCCGATGAAGTGCGAAAGCTTGCAGAACGTACCCAAAATTCATTGACTGAGATTAACGCGACCATCAATGTCATCGTTCAGTCAATTGTAGATTCTTCCGAGCAAATGGGACGTAATGCAAAAAATATCAGACGTCTTTCAGATGTTTCAACGGGTGTTGAAGAGACTATCCTTGGGACAAGCAGTGTGATGCAAGAAAGTGTCGTTTCTGTCACAACCAGTGCGGCAAATTCGATTCGAATCGCTAGTGATACGGATAGAATCGTTTCAATGGTAACAAACATTAATTCTCTTACCAGTGAGAATGCCAGAAGTGTTGAAGAGATTGCCTCAGCGGCAGATCATCTCTCAAAATTGGCTGAAAATCTCAATGAAAAACTGAATCAATTTAAGTCTTAA
- a CDS encoding methyl-accepting chemotaxis protein, producing the protein MLLATIKNKLAFLLVIIFLGFSALGIESLKEGNDAKMAATRLSTIPEIEKLAMELRIEQRDFQLYFKQSNLDRYEQIFQKLLSDLDALKLMLMSSQNHQRIETLKKLLTEWHDINIPRMQLYKKYGATLHEPSFAQNNPEDAQKLDEYHKQSTQGFASIADKLDDLASSVKTNNFNRLDTNMMASQMTLAIVMIIVLAIFFIVTRSIKHSVARAKAGCEQMRQNKDLSMQINIHSHDEINDIIQAVNSLIADVAKALNLAKSNAIENASVAEELSSTSLQIGKRAEEESKVVYQTTRDAKVVAVEIDEASVQTKNVKDVTTQAQKSLDSAQTLLSTTIAQLNQTAQAETTINDHLNHLAQEAEQVKTVLDVIGDIADQTNLLALNAAIEAARAGEHGRGFAVVADEVRKLAERTQKSLIETNATVNVIVQSINDISGEMNHNVLRIHELSEFSNQVTEQTNDAVNMLEQSVVATDHVVGKANSNVKLIRTAVIEKIGEINELSSSNARSVEEIAAAAEHLSKLSGTLSQTLAQFKTA; encoded by the coding sequence ATGTTATTGGCAACAATTAAAAATAAACTAGCATTTTTACTGGTCATTATCTTTTTAGGATTTAGTGCATTAGGCATTGAGAGCCTCAAAGAAGGAAACGATGCAAAAATGGCAGCGACTCGTTTGTCTACCATTCCAGAGATAGAAAAATTAGCGATGGAACTGCGCATTGAACAGCGTGATTTTCAACTCTATTTTAAACAATCAAATTTGGATCGTTATGAGCAGATATTTCAAAAACTCTTGAGCGATTTGGACGCACTTAAACTCATGCTTATGAGCTCTCAAAATCATCAGCGTATTGAAACACTCAAAAAGCTCTTGACCGAATGGCACGATATTAACATCCCACGAATGCAGCTGTATAAAAAATATGGCGCAACACTGCATGAACCAAGTTTTGCTCAAAACAACCCAGAAGATGCCCAAAAACTTGATGAATACCATAAACAAAGCACCCAAGGTTTTGCTAGCATAGCAGATAAATTGGATGACTTAGCAAGCTCCGTCAAAACAAACAACTTCAATCGTCTTGACACCAATATGATGGCCTCTCAAATGACATTAGCCATTGTGATGATCATTGTTTTGGCTATATTTTTCATTGTTACACGCTCTATTAAACATTCTGTAGCACGAGCAAAAGCGGGCTGTGAGCAGATGCGCCAGAACAAAGATTTAAGCATGCAAATCAACATTCACTCCCATGATGAGATCAATGACATTATTCAAGCGGTTAATTCGCTGATTGCCGATGTTGCCAAAGCACTTAATCTTGCCAAAAGCAACGCCATCGAAAATGCCTCTGTTGCGGAAGAACTTTCCAGTACAAGCCTCCAAATCGGAAAACGGGCTGAAGAGGAGTCTAAAGTCGTTTATCAAACGACACGCGATGCCAAAGTGGTTGCGGTAGAAATTGATGAAGCAAGTGTTCAAACCAAAAATGTCAAAGACGTCACGACACAAGCTCAAAAAAGCCTTGATAGTGCCCAAACGCTTCTTAGCACAACGATTGCACAACTCAATCAAACCGCCCAAGCGGAAACAACGATCAACGACCATCTCAACCATCTTGCCCAAGAAGCGGAACAAGTCAAAACTGTTTTAGATGTCATCGGTGATATTGCAGACCAAACCAATCTTCTTGCCCTTAATGCTGCCATCGAAGCGGCACGTGCGGGTGAGCATGGTCGTGGTTTTGCCGTTGTAGCCGATGAAGTACGCAAACTTGCCGAACGTACGCAAAAAAGCCTCATTGAGACCAATGCAACGGTCAATGTCATCGTTCAGTCCATCAACGACATCAGTGGCGAGATGAACCACAATGTTCTGCGTATCCATGAACTCTCCGAATTTTCAAACCAAGTCACCGAACAAACCAATGATGCCGTCAATATGCTGGAACAAAGCGTTGTTGCAACCGATCATGTCGTTGGTAAAGCAAACAGCAATGTGAAGCTTATTAGAACAGCTGTCATCGAAAAAATCGGTGAGATCAATGAACTTTCAAGCTCAAATGCGAGAAGTGTCGAAGAGATTGCCGCAGCAGCCGAACACCTCTCAAAACTTTCAGGAACCCTCAGCCAAACATTGGCACAATTTAAAACAGCCTAA
- the nudC gene encoding NAD(+) diphosphatase: MFEHTISVKLTPLFVPTDGKQSVIIGFCGDALLMAADGSLPKREHFEILGKPHHSFHIGEVHDDLYSLLVWKEDITLPEHLVKTNLREFLDVHPPHLYAMLARAKQLAHWLYDNQYCGRCGDPIGYSPKFSALTCKTCGFTIFPRLSPACIVLITRGDEILLARSPYFTSGMYSLLAGFVEAGESVEDAVHREIYEEVGLRVKNLRYFGSQPWPFPHSLMIGFFAEYESGELHLQPEEIEDAKWFTKDNLPQLPKLATISGIMINAWLKDH; the protein is encoded by the coding sequence GTGTTTGAACATACTATTTCGGTAAAACTGACACCCCTTTTTGTGCCAACAGATGGCAAGCAAAGTGTCATTATCGGTTTTTGTGGTGACGCTCTTTTAATGGCAGCCGATGGCTCTTTGCCCAAACGTGAACACTTTGAAATATTGGGAAAACCACATCACAGCTTTCACATCGGCGAAGTTCACGATGATCTCTACTCTTTGCTTGTGTGGAAAGAAGACATTACACTTCCAGAACACCTCGTCAAAACCAATCTCAGGGAATTTCTTGACGTTCATCCACCACATCTTTATGCGATGCTTGCTCGTGCCAAACAGCTTGCACACTGGCTTTATGACAACCAATATTGCGGTCGTTGTGGCGATCCTATAGGCTACTCACCTAAGTTTTCTGCCCTTACATGTAAAACCTGTGGCTTTACGATTTTCCCGCGCCTTTCTCCTGCTTGTATCGTACTTATTACACGAGGTGATGAGATACTTTTAGCACGTTCACCCTACTTTACATCGGGCATGTACAGTCTACTCGCAGGCTTTGTGGAAGCAGGTGAAAGTGTTGAAGATGCCGTGCATCGTGAGATTTATGAAGAAGTCGGCCTTCGCGTCAAGAACCTTCGCTACTTTGGCTCACAACCATGGCCTTTTCCACACTCTTTAATGATAGGTTTTTTTGCAGAATACGAAAGCGGCGAACTACACTTACAACCTGAAGAGATCGAAGATGCCAAATGGTTTACAAAAGACAATCTACCACAGCTTCCAAAACTCGCAACGATCTCAGGCATTATGATCAACGCATGGCTGAAAGATCATTAA
- a CDS encoding methyl-accepting chemotaxis protein, with amino-acid sequence MNIAKQLIVMLTIAIIGIGSVFAISFYKMGEVYTNTNYGNENVLPSILIVNGMMEDYYYLRVYAFEFLSATDEKSMDESAAMIKEVRELLDKKVASYSEYLSDAKDKELYEKDKEILNQYNALLDQFLALSKANKKEEARTLAFAKRPFLATIGDTLRNHMNYNKELAETKALEASNTKDNASALMIGLSLLVAVLVIITSVMIRRNILQGVHIIRDSMVSFVKNKMLTFRITYEKKNEFKEIVDSFNALVTTLEQTIVDAKQSSTENASVSHELSSTSMQIGRNAAKSTTIVENTIQEIATIKTFVQETAALSEQMKKKVLPMQDKKLDNAKNEVVSLRNEVGLASEAETALASKLEQMSSDAEQVKQILTVISDIADQTNLLALNAAIEAARAGEHGRGFAVVADEVRKLAERTQNSLTEINATINVIVQSIVDSSEQMGRNAKNIRRLSDVSTGVEETILGTSSVMQESVVSVTTSAANSIRIASDTDRIVSMVTNINSLTSENARSVEEIASAADHLSKLAENLNEKLNQFKS; translated from the coding sequence ATGAATATTGCAAAGCAGCTTATCGTTATGCTTACAATTGCGATTATAGGTATTGGTTCCGTTTTTGCTATTAGCTTTTACAAAATGGGCGAGGTTTATACCAATACAAATTATGGCAATGAGAATGTCTTACCGAGTATTTTAATTGTCAATGGCATGATGGAGGATTATTACTACCTTCGTGTCTACGCATTTGAGTTTCTCTCCGCAACGGATGAAAAATCAATGGATGAATCAGCCGCTATGATTAAAGAAGTAAGAGAGTTATTAGACAAAAAAGTTGCATCATATTCTGAGTATTTATCGGATGCAAAAGATAAAGAGCTCTATGAAAAAGACAAAGAAATCTTAAATCAATACAATGCCTTACTAGATCAGTTTTTAGCACTCTCTAAAGCCAATAAGAAAGAAGAAGCGCGAACACTTGCATTTGCGAAGAGACCATTTTTAGCAACGATTGGAGATACCCTTCGCAATCATATGAATTACAATAAAGAGTTAGCCGAAACAAAGGCACTTGAAGCTTCCAATACAAAAGATAACGCCAGTGCACTGATGATAGGGCTTTCATTATTAGTGGCTGTTTTAGTTATTATTACCAGCGTTATGATCCGTCGCAATATTCTTCAAGGCGTGCATATTATTCGTGATAGCATGGTCTCTTTTGTGAAAAATAAAATGTTAACATTTAGAATCACCTATGAGAAAAAGAATGAGTTTAAAGAAATTGTTGATAGTTTTAATGCCTTAGTCACCACGCTTGAGCAAACCATTGTGGATGCGAAACAATCATCGACTGAGAATGCTTCCGTATCACATGAACTTAGCTCCACCAGTATGCAAATAGGGCGAAATGCCGCAAAGAGTACGACGATTGTTGAAAATACCATTCAAGAGATTGCAACGATTAAAACCTTTGTACAAGAGACAGCGGCGCTTTCAGAACAGATGAAAAAAAAAGTATTACCGATGCAGGACAAAAAACTGGATAATGCTAAAAATGAAGTGGTAAGTCTTCGCAATGAAGTAGGACTTGCCAGTGAAGCAGAAACAGCATTGGCTTCTAAACTAGAGCAGATGAGCAGTGATGCTGAACAAGTGAAACAAATCTTGACGGTTATCTCTGATATTGCCGATCAAACCAATTTACTTGCACTCAATGCTGCTATCGAAGCGGCACGTGCAGGAGAACATGGAAGGGGCTTTGCGGTTGTCGCCGATGAAGTGCGAAAGCTTGCAGAACGTACCCAAAATTCATTGACTGAGATTAACGCGACCATCAATGTCATCGTTCAGTCAATTGTAGATTCTTCCGAGCAAATGGGACGTAATGCAAAAAATATCAGACGTCTTTCAGATGTTTCAACGGGTGTTGAAGAGACTATCCTTGGGACAAGCAGTGTGATGCAAGAAAGTGTCGTTTCTGTCACAACCAGTGCGGCAAATTCGATTCGAATCGCTAGTGATACGGATAGAATCGTTTCAATGGTAACAAACATTAATTCTCTTACCAGTGAGAATGCCAGAAGTGTTGAAGAGATTGCCTCAGCGGCAGATCATCTCTCAAAATTGGCTGAAAATCTTAATGAGAAATTGAATCAATTTAAGTCTTAA
- a CDS encoding TonB-dependent receptor, translated as MNKIVGMSLIVSTFLMAETIDLGAITVVGETLSKEVKDIRGDDLKSADLADALSRNSASITMIRGSGVANDIILRGQKKDNINILMDDAKIYGGCPNRMDPTITHINADNIENVKIVEGPYDVEHFGTLSGLVVAETKTPTQEPSGDVNLGMGSYGYKKAAASASGGNEYIRALISASTEQSDQYKDGNGKTLSEQLNNAIAQHMGMATNRYRDGDLKAYEKKTFMGKVFINPVENQEIRLGYTLNRSDNVLYPSRMMDADYDDSDIYTFGYSIYDLGTYSKEINLEAYKSKVEHPMSTKERVAGATNYMTAKANTDIEGAKLKNVMSLGGGEFMYGVDMSRRNWDGVKYSTNVATGIQGASTVFIPDVDTTNEALFAQYITTIDAVKLQFGTRYDDTEVKANKKIAGSNARDKNDYDALSANVLATYKVNNNVDYFLGFGKASRVPDAKELYLGTNSLGNLDQTTNYEADAGFKTHYDNFGVNGKIFYSILKDYIYYNSSKYVNIDAVIYGAELDAYYNMSEAWTLNYGMTYLRGQKDDPIAGQNDKDLADIVPLKAIVGVTYHQAEHTLKTEMVAAKRWNNVDSDNGEQELPGYTVFNMKYNYQMTKHFDVTLGVDNIFDKTYAVSNTYSDITLLSGGGDVMLMNEPGRYAYINLHYKF; from the coding sequence ATGAATAAGATAGTGGGTATGTCTTTGATTGTTTCGACGTTTTTAATGGCGGAAACAATAGATTTGGGTGCGATAACAGTGGTAGGAGAAACACTCTCCAAAGAGGTCAAGGATATACGTGGCGATGACCTAAAATCTGCCGACCTTGCAGATGCACTTTCTCGCAATAGTGCTTCTATTACAATGATTCGAGGCAGTGGTGTTGCCAATGATATTATCTTACGTGGGCAAAAGAAAGATAATATCAATATTTTGATGGATGATGCCAAGATTTACGGTGGATGTCCCAATCGAATGGACCCAACCATTACACACATTAATGCCGATAATATTGAAAATGTCAAAATTGTTGAAGGACCGTATGATGTGGAACATTTTGGTACACTCAGCGGTTTAGTGGTCGCCGAAACCAAAACACCAACACAAGAACCAAGTGGCGATGTCAACCTTGGTATGGGAAGCTATGGCTATAAAAAAGCCGCTGCAAGTGCGAGTGGTGGCAACGAGTATATTCGTGCCTTAATCAGCGCATCAACCGAGCAGAGCGATCAATACAAAGATGGCAATGGTAAGACCCTTTCTGAGCAGCTTAACAATGCTATTGCCCAACATATGGGAATGGCGACAAATCGTTATCGCGATGGGGACTTGAAGGCCTACGAGAAAAAAACGTTTATGGGTAAAGTGTTTATCAACCCCGTGGAAAATCAAGAGATTCGCTTAGGCTATACGCTCAATCGCAGTGATAATGTTTTGTATCCGTCACGGATGATGGATGCGGACTATGACGATAGCGATATTTACACCTTTGGATATAGCATCTATGATCTTGGAACGTATTCAAAAGAGATTAACCTTGAAGCATACAAATCCAAGGTTGAACATCCGATGTCAACCAAAGAGAGAGTTGCGGGTGCAACAAATTATATGACAGCTAAAGCAAATACTGACATCGAAGGGGCTAAGCTTAAAAACGTGATGAGTTTAGGCGGCGGAGAGTTCATGTATGGTGTTGATATGAGTCGTCGAAATTGGGATGGTGTCAAATATTCCACCAACGTTGCAACAGGCATTCAAGGTGCTTCAACCGTCTTTATACCTGATGTTGACACCACCAATGAAGCGCTTTTTGCTCAATACATCACTACGATTGACGCGGTAAAACTTCAATTTGGAACACGCTATGACGATACGGAAGTCAAAGCGAATAAAAAAATTGCAGGCAGCAATGCTCGTGATAAAAATGACTATGACGCACTCTCTGCCAATGTTCTTGCCACCTATAAAGTCAATAACAATGTTGATTATTTCCTCGGTTTCGGCAAAGCTTCACGGGTTCCTGATGCAAAAGAGCTTTACTTGGGCACAAACTCGCTAGGCAATCTTGATCAAACCACCAACTATGAAGCCGATGCTGGGTTTAAAACACATTATGACAATTTTGGTGTGAATGGAAAAATATTTTACTCCATCTTAAAAGACTACATTTACTACAACTCTTCCAAATATGTCAACATTGATGCCGTCATTTACGGTGCCGAGTTAGATGCGTATTACAACATGAGTGAAGCATGGACACTTAATTATGGAATGACCTATTTAAGAGGTCAAAAAGACGACCCAATCGCAGGACAAAATGACAAAGACCTTGCCGACATCGTCCCTCTTAAAGCCATTGTTGGTGTAACCTACCATCAAGCAGAGCATACCCTTAAAACTGAAATGGTGGCTGCAAAACGATGGAATAATGTCGATAGCGACAATGGAGAACAAGAGCTTCCAGGCTACACGGTCTTTAACATGAAGTACAACTACCAAATGACCAAGCATTTTGATGTCACACTGGGTGTTGATAACATTTTTGATAAAACCTACGCCGTTTCCAATACCTACAGCGACATTACACTTCTCTCAGGTGGCGGTGACGTGATGCTGATGAACGAGCCAGGTCGCTACGCATATATCAATCTTCATTATAAGTTCTAA
- a CDS encoding ferric reductase-like transmembrane domain-containing protein, whose protein sequence is MKIFLVLLALLPLGIAYYRLDNAIDPIKMLYTTTGVGAITLLLLSLIPSTCKRVCGLNWLRYRKTIGLLSFFYVLLHVSVFVILDSELDFVTIFEKSLKKPFIYVGVIAFIILLFMALTSFKKLFATFSKYHKMVYVALALALLHSFWAQKVAGVFEYSMVAIGVVLLGERIWAWKALHVNNATHQ, encoded by the coding sequence TTGAAAATCTTCCTCGTCCTTCTTGCCCTCCTTCCTTTAGGCATTGCCTATTATCGACTCGACAACGCCATCGACCCGATTAAAATGCTTTACACCACCACGGGTGTCGGTGCGATAACGCTTCTTTTACTTTCACTCATTCCTTCTACATGTAAAAGAGTCTGTGGGCTAAATTGGCTTCGTTATCGCAAAACCATCGGGCTTTTAAGCTTTTTTTACGTCCTTTTACATGTAAGCGTTTTTGTCATCTTAGACAGTGAACTTGACTTCGTCACCATCTTCGAAAAAAGCCTCAAAAAACCATTCATCTATGTCGGGGTAATCGCTTTTATCATTCTTCTGTTTATGGCACTCACCTCGTTTAAAAAGCTCTTTGCCACGTTTTCAAAGTATCATAAAATGGTCTATGTAGCCCTTGCTCTTGCACTGCTTCATAGCTTCTGGGCACAAAAAGTGGCTGGGGTGTTTGAGTATAGCATGGTTGCCATTGGTGTGGTACTTTTAGGGGAAAGAATTTGGGCGTGGAAAGCTTTACATGTAAACAACGCCACCCATCAATAA
- a CDS encoding AraC family transcriptional regulator, whose product MDISAKKNELIQLLESFLPEEGTVQTDITSLSLSKVSKTSEFACSMSEPSIYFIARGVKEVHLAEQIYTYDASTYMISSVHLPLSGKIIEASKEAPYLALKLTFSLDEMMEVVQESGDAFMQSCTKKCDCALVMGEMDEALLDALIRLVSLLKNPKMIATLSPLIVKEVLYRLLDHHPQMFIKQFATMGSHAYRIMQAIHQINTHFEEPLRISVLAHSLGMSNSLFHRHFKNVTTLTPIQYQKKVRLQMARKLLLSQHVDAATASFQVGYASPSQFSREYTRMYGLPPKSDTKRYSETL is encoded by the coding sequence ATGGACATCTCTGCTAAAAAAAATGAATTGATTCAGCTCTTAGAGTCTTTTTTACCCGAAGAGGGCACGGTGCAAACGGACATTACCTCTCTTAGTCTTTCAAAAGTTTCCAAGACCTCTGAGTTTGCCTGTTCGATGAGTGAACCTTCGATCTATTTTATTGCAAGAGGTGTTAAGGAAGTGCATTTGGCGGAGCAAATTTATACGTATGATGCGTCCACCTATATGATCTCTTCGGTACATTTACCGCTAAGTGGTAAGATCATCGAAGCAAGTAAAGAAGCGCCGTATTTAGCATTGAAACTGACCTTTAGCTTGGATGAAATGATGGAAGTGGTTCAAGAGAGTGGAGATGCTTTTATGCAATCTTGTACAAAAAAATGTGACTGCGCTTTGGTGATGGGAGAGATGGATGAAGCTCTTTTGGATGCGCTGATACGGTTGGTGTCTCTTTTAAAAAATCCAAAAATGATTGCAACCTTGTCTCCGTTGATTGTCAAAGAGGTTTTGTACCGCTTATTAGACCATCATCCACAGATGTTTATTAAACAGTTTGCAACGATGGGAAGTCATGCCTACCGCATTATGCAAGCAATTCATCAGATCAATACCCATTTTGAAGAGCCTTTACGCATTAGCGTTCTGGCACATAGTCTTGGTATGAGTAACTCATTGTTTCATCGACATTTTAAAAATGTGACGACATTAACACCGATTCAATACCAAAAAAAAGTACGCCTGCAAATGGCTCGAAAACTACTTTTAAGCCAACATGTTGATGCTGCTACTGCTTCGTTTCAAGTAGGTTACGCTAGTCCATCCCAATTTAGTAGAGAATACACCCGCATGTACGGATTACCTCCCAAAAGCGATACCAAACGGTACAGTGAAACTTTATAA
- a CDS encoding LysE/ArgO family amino acid transporter has protein sequence MNAFISGFSLGFSLILAIGAQNAFVLKQGIKKEHVFIICLVCALSDAILIFFGVSGFGYLVEQFPSLQTVAKYGGFAFLFVYGLKSFYSAWSMSHELSPLDQPTPSLAKTILLVLAFTWLNPHVYLDTVILLGSVSTKFGSLAPLFGFGAMSASFLFFFSLGYGARILTPIFIKAISWKILEVLIGIVMLSLAFMLLGL, from the coding sequence ATGAACGCTTTTATTTCAGGTTTTAGTCTTGGTTTTTCACTTATTCTTGCTATTGGGGCACAAAATGCGTTTGTACTCAAACAAGGCATTAAAAAAGAGCATGTTTTTATCATCTGTTTGGTCTGCGCACTCTCCGATGCCATTTTGATTTTCTTTGGGGTTTCGGGCTTTGGTTATTTAGTAGAGCAGTTTCCTTCCTTGCAAACCGTTGCAAAGTATGGTGGTTTTGCCTTTTTATTTGTCTATGGCTTGAAAAGTTTTTACTCGGCGTGGAGCATGTCTCATGAGCTCAGTCCACTCGATCAACCCACACCTTCACTTGCCAAAACCATCCTGCTTGTCCTCGCATTTACATGGCTAAATCCTCATGTGTATCTCGATACCGTCATTTTACTCGGCTCCGTTTCCACAAAATTTGGAAGCTTGGCGCCGCTTTTTGGCTTTGGTGCGATGAGTGCTTCGTTTCTCTTTTTCTTTTCACTCGGTTATGGGGCGAGAATCTTAACACCCATTTTTATCAAAGCGATTTCGTGGAAAATTTTAGAAGTGCTCATTGGCATTGTGATGCTCTCTTTGGCGTTTATGTTATTGGGTTTGTAA
- the msrP gene encoding protein-methionine-sulfoxide reductase catalytic subunit MsrP, with translation MLITPEALFEARRYFLKLGAGALVSSTAISQLLADLPPDMSLHYTPDTNPLKLSPNTLEQITNYVNFYEFSTDKTAPVKLSQKMKTTPWDVHFSGELKNEQTFEVDDLIAKFGLEERIYRFRCVEGWSMVVPWIGFPLSKLLDYLEPNAKAKYVKFTTRHDPSLFPDQAKGIFSSIPYPYVEGLRMDEARHPLTFVAVGMYGKRLLPQNGAPIRLVVPWKYGFKSIKSLDKIECVEKEPLNTWQAINAKEYGFYANVNPEVDHPRWTQSKERLLGKLTKQATLPFNGYEKEVASLYAGMDLRKFF, from the coding sequence ATGCTCATCACCCCTGAAGCCCTCTTTGAGGCACGCAGATACTTTTTAAAACTTGGTGCGGGCGCATTGGTAAGTAGTACCGCTATTTCACAGCTTTTAGCTGATCTTCCGCCCGATATGAGCCTTCATTACACACCCGATACCAACCCACTCAAACTCTCACCCAATACGTTGGAGCAGATCACAAACTATGTCAATTTTTACGAATTTTCAACCGATAAAACAGCCCCTGTCAAGCTCTCACAAAAGATGAAAACAACCCCGTGGGATGTCCATTTTTCGGGGGAACTCAAAAATGAGCAAACATTTGAAGTAGACGACCTTATCGCAAAATTTGGACTCGAAGAGCGTATTTACCGTTTTCGCTGTGTTGAGGGCTGGTCGATGGTCGTGCCGTGGATCGGTTTTCCGCTCTCCAAATTGCTCGATTATTTAGAGCCCAATGCGAAAGCCAAATACGTCAAGTTCACCACGAGACATGACCCCTCTTTGTTTCCCGACCAAGCCAAAGGCATTTTTTCCTCCATTCCTTACCCGTACGTTGAAGGGTTACGTATGGATGAAGCGCGCCATCCGCTCACCTTTGTTGCTGTTGGAATGTACGGTAAACGTCTGCTTCCACAAAATGGTGCTCCGATTCGTCTCGTTGTACCTTGGAAATACGGCTTTAAGTCCATCAAATCACTGGATAAAATTGAGTGCGTGGAGAAAGAACCGCTCAATACATGGCAAGCCATCAACGCCAAAGAGTACGGCTTTTACGCCAATGTTAACCCTGAAGTTGATCATCCACGATGGACTCAGTCAAAAGAGCGCTTGCTTGGGAAACTCACCAAACAAGCCACTCTGCCATTTAATGGTTACGAAAAAGAGGTCGCTTCACTCTATGCTGGAATGGACTTAAGGAAATTCTTTTGA